The nucleotide sequence GCCGTAGTGCTGTTTGATGTACTGCTTCGTCAGGGCAATGCGCTGCGGGCCGAAAGCGATGGGCTTGTCGACGATTTTCGGCGCGCCGATGCCGTAGGCGTCGTAAAGCGCATTGATACGGCGGTTCGACTCGGCGATCCGCTCGCGGGAGATCCGCCCCGCTTTGACCTCGGCGTAGATCGTCTCGACGATCCGGCCGAGCATGTTGCTGCCGAGCTGGTTTGCAAAGAGCAGCATGTCCACCCCGCCGTTGATGGCGAGGCGCACCGTCTCTTCAAGGCTGTAGTGTTCCGAGATCGCCTTCATCTGCAGGTCGTCGCTGACGATGAGCCCCTTGAAGCCCAGCTCGCCGCGCAGCAGCTCCGTGTTGATCTTGTGCGAGAGCGTCGCCGGATAGTCGGGGTCGAGCCGGCGGTTGAAGACGTGGGCCGTCATGATCATGTCCGCTTTGCCCTCGTTGATCAGGCGGCGGTAGGGTTCGAGCTCTACGGGCGTCCATGTTTCGCTTACGTCCACGAAACCTTTGTGCGAATCCCCCAGGGAGGAGCCGTGCCCGGGGAAGTGCTTCAGTACCCCGACGACTTTTTTCGCCCGCAGGGCATCGAGCATTATTCCCGCGTACCGCGTCACCTTTTCCGGAGACTTGCCGTAGGAGCGCTTCAGTCCGACGATCACCGTGTTCTCGGGGTTCGCCGCCAGGTCGACGTCGGGGGCGAAATCCGTATTGATCCCGGCATCGGAAAGGGTAGTCGCCAATGTCCCGTATACCTGCTGCGCGTACGCCGGGTCATCCCGCATCCCGACGGCCTCCGCCGAGGGAACCTCAGGAAAGCCGTAGGCGGGTTTCAGGCGCGCGACCCGGCCGCCCTCCTGGTCCACGGAAACGAGCAGCGGGGCGGTGGCAAAGGCCTGCAGCTGGGCCGTCAACGCGGCGAGCTGGCGGGGTGAACGGATGTTCTTCGTCCGTTTCAGGTCCGGGTAGCCGAGGTCAAAAAGGATCACGCCGCCCGGTTTGTACTGCCGCAGTTCCCGCACGAAAGGGTCAGAGGCGTCGAGCGTTTCCGCATCGAAACCGACAATGAGCATCCGCCCGATCTGCGCTTTGAGGTCGGCGTCGGAAATCTCCGTCGCACCGAGAAGAAACAGGGGAAGAAAAAATAAAAGTGTAAGTATCCGCATGCCTCGCATTGTACACACTCATTTTGGATAATGCGTTTAATGAAACGGCACTACCAATGGCGGCGGAAATAGTGTACAATAGTTATATCCCACTGAAAGGAGCGATACCATGTCCGCACATAAAAAAGAGGAAGAGGTCATCGAAGAGAGTCAGAAAACCGTAGAGGGCTACCGCGCCGAGATCGAGGCCCTGAAAGAGAAAGCGACACACTACAGTGCCGAGGTCAAAGCCGAGTTCGACAAGCGCCTGGAGGAACTGGAGAAGATGTACGCTGAAATGCAGGAGCGTTACGCCGCATTCAAGGACAAAACGGAAGCCAGATGGGATGAGACGAAAGCCTTTGTCGTCCTGACCAACAAAGCGCTAGCCCACTCCTACCACTATTTCCTTTCCCATTACAAGAAAAAAGGGTAAGCGGGCGCGAAGGCGCTAGAAAAACTTCGCGTCCTCCATCTCGCCACGCAGTCCCCTGCGTTTGCGGGTCTCTTCGCGCCGTTTGACGGCAGCGTTGGAGGGGGTTTCCGGATTGGAAAAAACAGCCTTCCCGTAAAGCACACACCCCTTGTCTCCGGGATCGCATGTTTTTTTCAGCAGGTCGCACAGGTCACCGTGTTGGTACGAACAGGTCCAGCCCATTGTCACTCCTCCGGCATTTTTTCATCATTATAGCGTCTAATAGACTGTGACGGGCAGCACCCAGTCCGGCTCCGCCGACTCGACGCTTTGTTGCTGCAGAAGTGCATTGGACTTCGTGATATCGTCACTGTCGCTTTGATTGATAAAAACGGCACTGCGTCCCCCGATGCCGAAACTGCGGCGGAGTTCCAAACCATTTTCCGCCGCAAAAGCCTCCGGGTCCACCCCGGGAACAAACCGGACGACGATACGGCCTGTCGTCACATGGCGGAACGCCGCTTCTCTCACGCCTCTTTTGTAGAAGACCTCCCCGGCATGCGGTGCTTTACCAGTTGCCTGGCGTGCATGTTCCGAAGCAGCCTGCTCGGCCGGATCAAAGGTTTTCGCTTCCGCCCGGACAAAAAGCGTCTTTGCGCCCTGGCTGCTCAGTAAAATGCGGGAGTGCCCGACCGTAGCCGCAGCAACCATCCCGGCTGCCATCAGGCTCACTACCATATATACCATTTTCATCACTGCCTCCTTTTAATGACCGCTGATCTGTATGCCCCAGCTCACCAGCGAACCGATATAGCCGCTTCTGAGGTCCATGACCTTCAGACGCCATGTCCCCTGCGCAGGTTCATCCATACACCGTACGGTTGAAAAACGCCAGTCATCATACCGTTCCGCAGCAAGAATATAGTTTTCACCACCGACGGCCAGGACACTCTCTGTTCCCGACGGCGAGATCAGTATGATGCGGAGGTCGTCAATGCGGTAGTGGTCCGTCGTGATCCAGAGATCGACATGCTCCACCGTCATGGCTTCGCTCACCTCCAGGGTACGCTCAATGCCTGTTGTATTGGCATCGGGAATCTCGATGCCGTTGCTGTCGCCGTACCGTATGCTCGTCTGTTCCGCACCCAGGGATGCAAACCCCTCTGCCATGGCGACGGCAGCCGCGGCATCCACGATGCCGAAACCGTATTTGTCGTTGATATGCAGCCCGGCCCCGTTTATACTCCAGCCCGTGTCGGCCGTGTCATTTCGGCGTGCGCTCTTGGCCAGGATATAGCGGACATCCCTCCGGGTCAGTGCCGGATTGGCCTGAAGCATGAGCGCACAGACCCCGGCCACCGACGGACAGGCCGAAGAGGTCCCGTTCATGAAACGGGTGTAATTACCGTCGGGGTTGTTCCCCTCCAGCGAGGAATCGCCGAGAACGTTCCCGTCACCGTCGTACTTGATATCATGCCCGATACCGAGGCCCGTCAGATCCGTCGTCACGATAGCGGGTGCTGCCAGCCCGTATTCACCTCCCGTCCCGGCAACAAGCACGTTCGCCCCCGTACTGGAATAGGAACTGAGCGTGCCGGAGGCATTCACGGCGGAAACGGTAATGGCGTATTTGCTGTTATGCAGGCTGGAGGTGTTGGCATACCCTTCATGGTCCACCGTACGGTCATTGCCGGCGGCAAAAACATAAATGGCCCCTTTGCCGTCACGGCCGTTCACGGCCCCCTCTTCCAGCGCGTCTTCCATCACCGCCCCCCAGTCGGTCAATGCAGCCGAAGTGATAGGCCCCCAGCTGTTGGAAAAGATGGCGATCCCGCTGCGCAGGAAAGCATCCGCGAAATGGGAGACCCTTCCCGTCGCCAGTACATTTAAACCGGCCAGCCGCGTCATCGGGGCAACGCCCCGTACACCGAGTGTGTTGAACCCCTGCGCTCCGATAATCCCCGCACAGGAGGTACCGTGGTAGCCGATATCACTCGTCAGCGGCACGGGGTCGTTCGAACGGGTTCCATAGTGGTAGCTCATGGTCAGGTCGAGGCTGTTTTTCAAGTCGGGGTGCCCGGACTCGACGCCGGTATCGACGACAGCGACGACTACATCACCGCTGCCAGCGTAGGCTGTCGGCACGGCCTCAATGCCGATATCCTCTCCGGCGGTGCCGCCGTGCAGCGCTCCGCTCGTCTGCCCCGTGTTCTGCAGGTGCCACTGGTAGGGAAAAAGAAGATCCCCCTCCACGCTTCCACCGTCTGCCGGGTCCGTACCGCCCCAGACCTCGGCATAGTCATTGACCCCGTCACCGTCACTGTCGGGCAGCCCGGCATCCGTACCGACAAGCTGTTCGAAAGCATCCATAAGCCCCTCATGGTCGGAATCCTGTTTCCAGAGCCCCGTATCGCCCGCATACAGTCCCTCGCCATAATCGCCGTCGGCCAGCGCCCTGTAAATGTCCGGATCATTCAGAAAGTCAAAGTGTGCAGAACGGTTGTTCTCGACAAAGGAAGGATTGAAACGTGTCAATGTCGACGCATCGACCGTGCCGCCGGCCGGGTCGGTAACGAAAAGTTTTTCGGCAGTCCGTTCAAGGATCATCGTAATCGTGGACGGCACAAAGAGATGGCGTTCCGCCGCCACGGCAGCCGCCGCGGAACTGAAAAGGTTGACCGACACATTGCCCTCACGCAGCGCACCGAATGCCGCATAGGCATAAAGCGGCCCGGCGAAACTGCGCTCAGTCCCCTCGATGACAAACCCGTCGCCGTCGGGATCGATTTCCCGACCACCGGTCACTTTCAGAAGCATCATTGTACTCTCCGAAGGCAGGGCCGAAAGTATGAAAATATGGGTTGCCGAAAAGCGCCCGGCGACCCGCTCGGCGAAAGGGCGCAGTTTTACTGCCGTGGCATTGTACTCCGTGCCGTCCTGCAGCGGGTCATACCCGGTGCTCTTCGTCCGGAAAAGCACGGTCCCCGCCAGGCTCATCACTTCGATATCCGCGTCGCATAGCGCCCCGGTGACAGCGGTACTGCCACCGATAACTACTGTAACCGTCTCGACCGGTGTTTCCGGTTCGGAATGCGAACCGCTTCCGCATGCTGCCAGCAGAAAGAGCACCGATAGCGTATAGATAAACAGCATTCTTTTTCTTAAACAGCGCATCTTCATCTTTTTACACCCCCTTAATCCACTGCAACATACATATAATAATTTTTCAATTTACTTTAATTATAGAACATTGCAGCTTCACAACAATAAAATAGCTTTTTTTAACGGATTCAGACGGCTTCAAGCAAACTTTAAGCTTGGCATTCATAAACTAATATTATCTCACTATACACACAAGGGGTGTCCTATGAAATATGTTGGTTTAGTTGGAATTTCGGTCGCGGCTGCGGCTTTGATTATGAGCGGCTGCGGCAGCAGCAGCTCCTCGGGTCCGTCGGCTCCGTCAGAGCTCAAAACCAAGGCTACCGTTGACCTCTCCACGGTAGAGAACGCATTGGCGCTGCTCGGAAGTGGTAGCATTACGGCGGCATCTCCGGCAAGCGCGGCGGTCGCCAAGGTCAAAACGGCGATCAATGTAAAGGCGGCAGCCGCTGCCGGCAGCGGTCAGGACAGCTACTCATACACCTACGACTGTGGTATCAGCGGTACCTACTCCTACTCGTGGGAAACCACTTACGAATACCTTGATAACGGCGGCTGGACGGAAACTTATAAGGGCAAATACAGCGCCAACCACTGTATCGACAACTACAGCACCACCATTAACGGCGAACCGACCAACCGCCGTTTCGAGAACGGTGGCGGCAGTTATTCGCACATCGCAACCTACAGTAGCGACGCGAATATGTCCAAAGAGACGTGGGCATGGAGTGACAACCACAGCTACGGCTACGACAACAACGAGACGACGACGTCACGCACCTATACCTACGTTAGCAGCGGAAAAGAGACCTGGGAAGCAGACGGTGACTACTTCGACGCCGCCGGCGTACCGGCCTGGAGCGATACCTGGCAGTATGTGGGCACTAATAAGCGGGTCGATGTCGACAGCAACGGTGATGTCATTGATGGCTGGAGAGACGTCTTCAATGAGAAATGGACCGAAATGGGTGCCCAGGACGGTTCCCACCACAAAACAATGGTCGACGGCTTCTACAGCTACTATGAAACCAATGCAAGCGGTGTCGAGAGCATGACAGGGGGCGCATACTACAACGACTTTGTCGTGGAAACCTACACGAGCGGCAGCGAAGACAACATTACAATTAGCGGTACCTACGGTACGAGCTGCCTCGGCGGGGCCGTTACGTTCAGTACCAATACAGTCGTCCAGTCCAACCAGGATGACTACTTTGACGGCGGCGGTGCTCACGGCAGCGACGTTCTCCCGTATGCCGGCAGCGTCAGCGTCAGTGCCGGCGGCAGCGCGATGGTTGACTTCGACGCCAATGCATCCATGTACTCGACAGTCACTATTAGCGCAACGGACGGCAATGCAACCTACAGCAGCTGGAGCGACATTCCGGTCGGCACCTGCGGTAGCATGATGCCGTAACGCTCCATGGCATGCAGCAAGGTGGGTCACTCCCCCTTCTGCACCATGCATCCTTTCCCGACTTTCGGCCTCTGAAGTATTTTTAGAGAGTTCTAAGTCCCCATCCACGATAATCCAATATCTTTACAAGCGAAAGCATCTATATATGACCACCATTTTACAACTGGCGGGCCTGCCCGATTCCAATGAGATCGTCCTGGAGACAACGGATGAAACGGGTGCACGCCGTTTTCTCGATTTCAACTGGGTATCCCCCCTGCTCGAACCGCTCGACCCGGCCCGGTTCCGCCACCTCAAACTGCTCTACGGCGGTGCCGAGAACCCGGTCAGCGTCAACATAAGGCCCGACATCGTCTACAACAGCATCAGCGACCCGGAACGCTGCATCCTTGCACTGGACCGTGCGCAGCATGCTGCACGAAGCAACCCCTATCCCTTTATCAATACGCCGGTCAATATTCCCCGCATCCGCCCCGACCGTCTCTGTCAGACCGTTGCACCGATAAAAGGGATTGCGGTGCCCAAAACCCTCCGTCTGACACCGCATTCGCTTGCCGACGTCCGCAAGACACTGGAGACAGACGGTCTGAACACCCCGATCCTCTTCAGGGAAGCCGCCGCGTACCCGGAACAGCCCAACCACTTCATCCTTGAACGTTTCGACGATCTCCACGCCCTCGAACGTTTCGCTTTCGACGGCCGGGCCTACTACGCCTCCTCTTTCACCGACTACCGTTCACCCGACGGCTTCTACCGTCTCTACCGTTTCTATGTCATCGGTGACACCGTACTGCCGGGCCACCTCATCATCTCCGACCAATGGTATATCCGCAATGATGCCGAAGCCCACAAGGGATTGAAATCAGACATGAGAATACTCCTTAACGAGGAGAAAGCCTTTCTCAAAAAGTTTCAGAACAGGAAGTTCCCGGCACTCTCCCTGCTCAAAAAGCAGCTCGGCCTTGACTATTTCGCCGCGGAGTGCGCCATCGACGAAAAGGGGGAACTCCTGCTTTTCGGTCTTGACTGTAACGGGCACTATGCCGACGGGACAAAGGAACAGGGGTATCATTCGCCAGAAGAGCTCGAGCGGTTCAACCGGGCGGTCGAGGAAATGCTCCTTGCGAAACGCTATGCGGTAAAGGCGGACCATGCTTAAAGTACTCAATCCCATCGGCACCCCCGACAGCGGCCGGGCAACCGTCATCTGGAACAACGGGGATCCCCGCCAGATCCGGATCAATTTTGCAGGGACCAATAGCCTTGTCAGCCTCATCGACCCGCAACAGTACGATGTCATTCCCATGACCTTCGGAGGGCAGCACCCCAAACAGCTCGTTCCGGAAAAAGCCGATGTCATCGTCAATTCGCTCTGCGACCCCGACACCAATGCCGTCGCACTGCATCAGCTCGAAAAGGCGCTGGAGCGGCTGGCGATCCCCGTCATCAATCCGCCGGACCTCACTTTTCAGACGACCCGGGAGCAGACCTATGCGCGTTTGCACGGCACCCGGGGGCTCATTGTGCCGAAAACAGTCCGGCTCGCGCCGCGGAAGCTGGCAGAGATCCCGGGTCTGATCGCGGAGCACGGCCTGGAGTATCCCTATATTTTCCGCTCGGCTGGCGAGCACGGCGGCGGGGGAATGGTCCTGGTCGAAAGCGAAAAACAGCTGCCGGAACTGGAACGTTTCGCCTTCGACGGCAGGGATTTCTACGCCATTGCCTTCCGTGATTTCCGTGACGAGGACGGCCTCTACCGAAAATACCGCCTCGTCGTCATCGACGGCTGCGTCTATCCGCGGCACCTCATCGTCTCAAAATCCTGGAATATCCACTCGGAAACACGGGAGGAGATGATGAACGACTCTGCCGCCCGTCAGCAGGAGGAGATCGCCTTTCTGGCAGCCCCGCCCGCGCAGCTCGAAGCAACCTGCCGCCATATTCATGAAAAGCTGCCGCTCGATTTCTTCGGTATCGACTGCCACCTCGATGCGGAGGGGAACATGTTCATTTTCGAGCTCAACACCTGTATGCGGATCGTCGGCGGCACCCCCATCCCCTACCAGGAAGCCGCCCTCGATGCCATCAAAACGGCCTTCAACGCGCTGATAACGCGCAAAGCGGCGCAGGCTTAGGCAAGCCCCATCATCGCACGCGTCTCTTCGGGGGTTGCGAGGCGCCGCTGCATCTCTTCCGCAATCCGCGCAACGCGCCGCACCAGCGCTTCGTTGGACGCAAGCACCTTCCGCTCGTAATCGTAATGGATATTATCCTCAATCCCGACACGGACGTGCCCTCCCGCAGCGATGGCGGCCGTATTCATCGGCAACTGGAAGCCGCCAAGCCCCGCCCCGGCCCAGACAGAGTCTTCCGGAAGGGCCTCTGCAATCATCGCCAGATTGCCGAGTGTCGCCGGTGCCGTGTTGAGATTGCCGAGCATGATATTAAAATATTTCCGCCCTTCGATGATCCCGTGGCGTTCAAGGTACTTGGCCAGGTTGACCATCCCGTAATCAAAGACCTCCATCTCCGGGCGGATCCCCTTCTCCTTCATTGTTATCGCCAGTTGCTCGACCATATTGATCGAGTTGGCACTGGCCCCCGAGAGAAAATTGAGCGACCCGAGCGTCAGACTCGCCATATCCGGTTTCGCCGCTCCCGTCAGGTGCAGCACTTCGGAACGCCGTTCGAAATCGCTCCAGTTGCGTCCGGATGTCGTGACGCAGCAGACCATTCCAGGCCGCTCCCGCCGTATCCCCGTCAGAATCGTTTCGTAATAACGGGCATCCGGCGTCGGCTGCCCCGTTTCGTCCCGGGCGTGAATATGGACAATCCGCGCCCCGGCATCGTAGACACGGATCGCATCCGCGATGATCTCCTCGACATAAACCGGTACATGCGGTGTACTCACCTTCGTCGGGACCATGCCCGTCAGACAGACATTGATCATCAGCGGGGGGTACGGGTTAAGCGGGTGCGGATCGTTCTCGGCAATATAGGCTGCAGCCGCAATATCCCGCTGCGCCTTCGTCTCAAAATGACGCACAAGGTCCATCCGCAGCGTTGTCCAGTGGGTAACATCCTCAAGGCTGAAGGAACAGAGCTTCTCCAGGCGGCCGACAACCTCGTAACCATAGTGCTTTCGGTACCAGACGATCGTCTCGGGATGGTCGGCATTGGTCGTGACGTACTTCACACCCGCGTCGTACATCGCCTCCAGCCGTGCATTCTGGAGTGCCTTTCCGATGTTCATGCCCTGAAATTCGGGGTATACGCCCAAAAGTGTCGTTTTCCCCTCTTCCGGCGCAAGGATCTTGTAACCGCCTGCGCCGATGATACGGCCGTCCTCCGTCCGTGCTACGTAAAAACAGGAGAGGTCCAGCTCTTCCATTTCGACGGAGGGGACATGGTGCATATTCCAAGGCTCCATTACGTTCAGGATCGCATTTCTATCGCCTGCTTCGGCTTTTTCGATACGGTAGTCCATCTGTACCCCCTAAGATAAGTTATTCTACTGTTTTATGACGCTGTTTTCCATTATACCGCCCCTGATCCGGGAGTGAAGTATAATGACGCACCGCATTTGCAAGGAGAACCCATGGCGCTGGGCGCAACGATCTACAAAGTATCCCTTTCCATCTCCGATCTCGACCGCCACTTCTACCATGACTTCGACCTGACCGTCGCCCGCCACCCCTCCGAAACCGAGGAGCGGATGATGATGCGCCTGGCTGCCTTTGCCCTCCATGCCGACGAACGGCTCACTTTTACCAAGGGGATCGTCCAGGAGGATGAACCTGACCTCCGGAATACAGATTATGACGGCACTATCCGTCTCTGGATCGACCTTGGACAGCCCGACGAGAAGCGCATACGCAAGGCGTGCGGCCGCGCAGACGAGGTGATCATCTACACCTATTCCCGCCGTGCGGCCGACGCGTGGTGGCGCCAGAACGGCTCCAAACTGGCGCGTTTCGGCAACCTGAAGGTCATTCAGCTCGATGCGCAGGGCGACGCCGAAACCTTTGCAGAACGGAGTATGCAACTCCAGGCGCTGATCCAGGACGGCGAACTGCTTCTGACCGACGAACGGGATCGGCAGCTTAAAATCACGAGGGAGTCATGGGCGTAAGAACGATCCGGCTCGGCAGCAACTCCATAGCGACCATCGATCTTGAAACGGCCGAAGACGGCACGCAGCGGATTATCAAATCCTCCGAAGACCCCTTTGTGCTGGAGGCGGAAGCGACGATGCTCGAACACCTCCGGCCCCACCTGCGGGTGCCAAAGGTGTACGAGCAGAGCGCAGGGCGCCTGGTCATGGAGT is from Sulfurimonas sp. HSL-1656 and encodes:
- a CDS encoding glycoside hydrolase family 3 N-terminal domain-containing protein, which encodes MRILTLLFFLPLFLLGATEISDADLKAQIGRMLIVGFDAETLDASDPFVRELRQYKPGGVILFDLGYPDLKRTKNIRSPRQLAALTAQLQAFATAPLLVSVDQEGGRVARLKPAYGFPEVPSAEAVGMRDDPAYAQQVYGTLATTLSDAGINTDFAPDVDLAANPENTVIVGLKRSYGKSPEKVTRYAGIMLDALRAKKVVGVLKHFPGHGSSLGDSHKGFVDVSETWTPVELEPYRRLINEGKADMIMTAHVFNRRLDPDYPATLSHKINTELLRGELGFKGLIVSDDLQMKAISEHYSLEETVRLAINGGVDMLLFANQLGSNMLGRIVETIYAEVKAGRISRERIAESNRRINALYDAYGIGAPKIVDKPIAFGPQRIALTKQYIKQHYGMDVSDITIDPKVIVLHWTADMGLESSFARLQPELLPGSRGDIATAGALNVSSQFLVDRDGTIYRLMPENRMARHVIGLNFESIGIENVGGEGNAKEDLTPAQLRANIALVRYLAGKYPHMEYLIGHHEYRRMEATPLWRERDKGYRTEKSDPGEAFMRKVRSAVSDLHLKAPPEAR
- a CDS encoding S8 family serine peptidase, with the protein product MLFIYTLSVLFLLAACGSGSHSEPETPVETVTVVIGGSTAVTGALCDADIEVMSLAGTVLFRTKSTGYDPLQDGTEYNATAVKLRPFAERVAGRFSATHIFILSALPSESTMMLLKVTGGREIDPDGDGFVIEGTERSFAGPLYAYAAFGALREGNVSVNLFSSAAAAVAAERHLFVPSTITMILERTAEKLFVTDPAGGTVDASTLTRFNPSFVENNRSAHFDFLNDPDIYRALADGDYGEGLYAGDTGLWKQDSDHEGLMDAFEQLVGTDAGLPDSDGDGVNDYAEVWGGTDPADGGSVEGDLLFPYQWHLQNTGQTSGALHGGTAGEDIGIEAVPTAYAGSGDVVVAVVDTGVESGHPDLKNSLDLTMSYHYGTRSNDPVPLTSDIGYHGTSCAGIIGAQGFNTLGVRGVAPMTRLAGLNVLATGRVSHFADAFLRSGIAIFSNSWGPITSAALTDWGAVMEDALEEGAVNGRDGKGAIYVFAAGNDRTVDHEGYANTSSLHNSKYAITVSAVNASGTLSSYSSTGANVLVAGTGGEYGLAAPAIVTTDLTGLGIGHDIKYDGDGNVLGDSSLEGNNPDGNYTRFMNGTSSACPSVAGVCALMLQANPALTRRDVRYILAKSARRNDTADTGWSINGAGLHINDKYGFGIVDAAAAVAMAEGFASLGAEQTSIRYGDSNGIEIPDANTTGIERTLEVSEAMTVEHVDLWITTDHYRIDDLRIILISPSGTESVLAVGGENYILAAERYDDWRFSTVRCMDEPAQGTWRLKVMDLRSGYIGSLVSWGIQISGH
- a CDS encoding GNAT family N-acetyltransferase, whose product is MDYRIEKAEAGDRNAILNVMEPWNMHHVPSVEMEELDLSCFYVARTEDGRIIGAGGYKILAPEEGKTTLLGVYPEFQGMNIGKALQNARLEAMYDAGVKYVTTNADHPETIVWYRKHYGYEVVGRLEKLCSFSLEDVTHWTTLRMDLVRHFETKAQRDIAAAAYIAENDPHPLNPYPPLMINVCLTGMVPTKVSTPHVPVYVEEIIADAIRVYDAGARIVHIHARDETGQPTPDARYYETILTGIRRERPGMVCCVTTSGRNWSDFERRSEVLHLTGAAKPDMASLTLGSLNFLSGASANSINMVEQLAITMKEKGIRPEMEVFDYGMVNLAKYLERHGIIEGRKYFNIMLGNLNTAPATLGNLAMIAEALPEDSVWAGAGLGGFQLPMNTAAIAAGGHVRVGIEDNIHYDYERKVLASNEALVRRVARIAEEMQRRLATPEETRAMMGLA
- a CDS encoding YaeQ family protein → MALGATIYKVSLSISDLDRHFYHDFDLTVARHPSETEERMMMRLAAFALHADERLTFTKGIVQEDEPDLRNTDYDGTIRLWIDLGQPDEKRIRKACGRADEVIIYTYSRRAADAWWRQNGSKLARFGNLKVIQLDAQGDAETFAERSMQLQALIQDGELLLTDERDRQLKITRESWA